One genomic window of Phoenix dactylifera cultivar Barhee BC4 unplaced genomic scaffold, palm_55x_up_171113_PBpolish2nd_filt_p 000097F, whole genome shotgun sequence includes the following:
- the LOC103718147 gene encoding NADH dehydrogenase [ubiquinone] 1 beta subcomplex subunit 7 yields MAEEDVKLGSSKPMIATQEEMVEARVPIPYRDQCAHLLMPLNRCRVAEFYLPWKCESERHAYEKCEYELVMERMLQMQKIRELEEKKKGAKLQGKSPIPLIPSTAST; encoded by the coding sequence ATGGCGGAGGAAGACGTGAAGCTGGGATCGTCGAAGCCTATGATCGCGACGCAGGAGGAGATGGTGGAGGCCCGCGTGCCCATCCCCTACCGCGACCAGTGCGCTCACCTCCTCATGCCCCTCAACAGGTGCCGCGTCGCCGAGTTCTACCTCCCTTGGAAATGCGAATCCGAGCGCCACGCCTACGAGAAGTGCGAGTACGAGCTCGTCATGGAGCGCATGCTCCAGATGCAAAAGATCCGCGAgctagaagagaagaagaagggcgcCAAGCTCCAGGGCAAATCCCCCATCCCCCTCATCCCCTCCACCGCCAGTACCTGA